The Malassezia japonica chromosome 9, complete sequence genomic interval GACCGAGGGGTACGTACGGCCGTCGGGATGCATACCAGAGTCCGTAAGGGTATACCGGGTATTGGCCGAGTCTGCCACCGGCGCAGaaggctgcggcgccggctgctgcgccgacgGTTCGTAGGGACGAGCGGGgcccgacggcgcaggcgaggTAGGTATGTACGGTGCAGAAGGGGCGGAAGGGGCAAAGGATGGAGCGGATGGGGCGGGCGTAGAAGGTGCCGATGGGGCCGAGGGCGCCGACGGTGCATGGGGAGCATGTACCGGTGCCGATGGCGCGTACGAGGCATGGGGCGCAggtgccgacggcgcgtacgAGGCACGGGGCGCAggtgccgacggcgcatAACTGGCCGACGGAGCCGACGGCGCATACATGTTCGCCGACGGAGCCGATGGAGCGTATGCGTTCGCCGATGgggccgacggcgcgtacgcacttgccgacggcgcacgcgctcccTCTGCGCTATCCTTGGCGACCTTTCCGTCCAACAGGCGGTCATACATACGCACAACCTCCGAGAGCTGGTCGTGCATCGCGCCCAGCTCGCTCAGCCTGCGATTGCCTTCGTCGAGATTGCGCACGACACGCAACCTCGACGTGGCTGCCTTTTCGTACATGTTCTGTaccggccgcggcacgcctTCCGACTTGAGCTTGTACTTCCACGGCGCATAAGGCTGGAGCAACGTCTGCGAGAACGTCAGCACATTGTCCACGTCCCGTGGCTCGAGTTCGAgcgacgggcgcagcggcgcgggccgTGTACTCGCCGGCGGAGCTGCCGTCGagtcgcccgcgacgccgaccgatgcgcgcggcgccgagccgctccAGTGAGTCGGCGTTGCGGCGACGGGCTCCTTGATTGGTTCCTGGGGCCCCATTTCCCGGAGACTCGCGGCGATGGCGGCCGCGAGATCAGGGTCGTCTGCATCAGTTCCCTCAGCGATGCGCCCATTCTCCTTGGGCGCTGCCTccttgggcggcggcgcgtcctgGAGCGAGAGGGCAATCGCCTTGGCCAGGTCCGCATCCTCCGTCCCCGCGCGCTGTTTGggatcgagcgccggcTTCGGgggcgcctgcgtcggTGGTACCGTGTACGGTTTCTTCTTATCAAAGCACCCGTCGCACACACGCACGTCCTGCCCCATGCCGTACCACGGCAGGGACATGGTCTTGCCGGAGCACTGATAGCAGAATACACGGCCGCAGTTCCTGCAGTggtgcttgcgcaggaACGTAGTAAACTCTTGGCGGCACTTGGTGCACACGAACCCGTCTTTCCaggtcggcgcggtgaGTGTTTCTGCaaagacgcgcgcggcggcgaccgcgtTCGGGTCCGGAGGCGGAAACTCGAACCCCTCACGCTCCAGGCGGTCTGCGACCTGGGAAATGTACGACAGCTCATCCGGCTTGGACTGCGCAAAGTAGCGCCAGTCCTGCAGGCACCGCAGCATCTTTGCCTTGACCTGTGGCGAGGACACACGGTGGTGTTGCAGGCGGGTGGCAAATGCGTCCATGAATTCGGTGGATGCAACCTCTGCAAAAAAGTGGTCCCCCCCGTTCTTGATGCATAGGTCGACAAGCTGTGTGAGTCGCACAACGTACCCCCAGAGCCAAGATCTGGACGTTGGGATTGGCGTGCTCCAGGCGTGCCTTGAGgacgcgcatcgcctcCTGGGCCGAAATGCTCTTTGCGCGTACCTGGTCACACACCTCCAAGTTCTGAGCGATATCCTCGTGCCCCGCCGGGATCATCGGCGAGGTGGCCTTCTCGACCGCGGCCTCGAACGCCTTCGACTCCCGCGACGACCAGAATCCCACCATGGCGCACGAGCCGTCGAGCGttcgcgcgagcgcatcacgTGCTTATATGCACGTCGTTGGGCCTACCAGGCCTTTTTTCGACATTCGCGTGCCCGCACGGCACATGATCGAAGGAAGGGTGTGTTATGactggcggcgcgcctggtGGCCGCCAGCGGGAAAGCGTGCCAGTGGCGAATTGGTTTGCTcttgacgacgacgacggcgcgaaGCGGACTCACACCCTCCTTGTGATCCACTTCGAAGGCACGTTAGTTGCTGCCTGTCAGGTACAGTCGTCGGCCACTCTTCGTACTTGACTGTACGAGAGACTGCGCGCGGAGGAGAGGACCGATCACGCTTTTGATTCAGCATGATTGGCCACCAGTTTGCGCCGTCCGTGGCACCGGTGCGTCCGGTGAAGGAGGTTCAGTTCGGAATCCTGAGTCCGGAGGAGATTGTGGGTGTTTCACTTGCGTGTAGAACAGAATGCTAAAACTGAATTAGCGTGCTTTTTCCGTCTGCAAAGTCGAGCACCCGGAGGTGAAGGACGATGCGACGGGAAAGTACAAAGTCGGCGGACTTTCTGACCCCCGCCTCGGAACGATTGACAGGAACTACAAGTGCCAGACTTGTGGTGAAGGCCAGGCCGAATGCCCGGGACACTTTGGACACATTGACCTTGCGCGGCCCGTGTTTCACGTCGGCTTCCTAGGCAAGGTGAAAAAGCTGCTGGAGTGCGTGTGTGTGCACTGCGGCAAGCTCAAGGCGGACCCGGTAGGTTGTCTTGCTCATCCCAGGTGTCGGACCCCGTCTTTAAGGGGATCTtgcaggcgacgcgctccaaCCGCAAGCGCCGTTTCCAGCGCGTGTGGGAGTACTGCTCCAAGATCAACATTTGTGAGGCGGACGAAGGCAAGGAGGAGGATGAgctgggcgacgtcgccgagacCAAGGTCGGCCACGGCGGCTGTGGCCGGCTCCAGCCGGCGATCcgcaaagaggcgctgAAGCTCTTTAGCGTGTGGCGCCAAAgcaaggacgaggacgacgagggtGGTGCCTCGCGTATGACACAGTccgagcggcgc includes:
- the VPS27 gene encoding Vacuolar protein-sorting-associated protein 27 (EggNog:ENOG503NWSX; COG:T; COG:U; BUSCO:EOG09261ZXZ), translated to MVGFWSSRESKAFEAAVEKATSPMIPAGHEDIAQNLEVCDQVRAKSISAQEAMRVLKARLEHANPNVQILALGLVDLCIKNGGDHFFAEVASTEFMDAFATRLQHHRVSSPQVKAKMLRCLQDWRYFAQSKPDELSYISQVADRLEREGFEFPPPDPNAVAAARVFAETLTAPTWKDGFVCTKCRQEFTTFLRKHHCRNCGRVFCYQCSGKTMSLPWYGMGQDVRVCDGCFDKKKPYTVPPTQAPPKPALDPKQRAGTEDADLAKAIALSLQDAPPPKEAAPKENGRIAEGTDADDPDLAAAIAASLREMGPQEPIKEPVAATPTHWSGSAPRASVGVAGDSTAAPPASTRPAPLRPSLELEPRDVDNVLTFSQTLLQPYAPWKYKLKSEGVPRPVQNMYEKAATSRLRVVRNLDEGNRRLSELGAMHDQLSEVVRMYDRLLDGKVAKDSAEGARAPSASAYAPSAPSANAYAPSAPSANMYAPSAPSASYAPSAPAPRASYAPSAPAPHASYAPSAPVHAPHAPSAPSAPSAPSTPAPSAPSFAPSAPSAPYIPTSPAPSGPARPYEPSAQQPAPQPSAPVADSANTRYTLTDSGMHPDGRTYPSVPTEEPRMPRRDPEPATEALLIDL